One window from the genome of Streptomyces sp. WZ-12 encodes:
- a CDS encoding SPOR domain-containing protein, producing MTENETALPWLVIRQDEGGNRYRVGRYATRAEAERVAERLDTRGNRRLYAVERVGRGAS from the coding sequence ATGACCGAGAACGAGACCGCGTTGCCCTGGCTCGTCATCCGCCAGGACGAAGGCGGAAACCGCTATCGGGTCGGCCGCTATGCCACCCGGGCGGAGGCGGAGCGGGTCGCCGAGCGCCTCGACACCCGCGGCAATCGACGGCTCTACGCGGTCGAGCGGGTCGGTCGGGGCGCCTCGTAG
- a CDS encoding ATP-binding protein, which produces MIGVSDSAAAEVPEPGPTDVRGRGRNCGAPSAEWSLPADPGAVRTARTMVRQVLDDWGLDGAADVAVLLVSELVTNSLRYASGPIGVRMVLLGAGALLVEVSDPLPDPPRTRTAAPDDEGGRGLQLVAHSARRWGTRQGKSGKTVWFELAVAG; this is translated from the coding sequence GTGATCGGCGTGAGCGACAGCGCAGCGGCAGAGGTCCCGGAACCCGGCCCGACCGATGTCCGCGGGCGCGGCCGGAACTGCGGTGCGCCGAGCGCGGAATGGAGCCTCCCGGCCGACCCCGGCGCGGTGCGCACCGCCCGCACCATGGTCCGTCAGGTGCTGGACGACTGGGGGTTGGACGGCGCCGCCGACGTCGCGGTCCTCCTGGTCAGCGAACTCGTCACCAACTCCCTGCGCTACGCCAGCGGCCCCATCGGCGTGCGGATGGTGCTGCTCGGCGCCGGCGCGCTGCTGGTCGAGGTCTCCGACCCGCTGCCCGATCCGCCCCGGACCCGCACCGCCGCCCCCGACGACGAGGGCGGCCGCGGCCTCCAACTCGTCGCGCACAGCGCGCGCCGCTGGGGCACCCGCCAGGGGAAGAGCGGAAAAACCGTGTGGTTCGAGCTGGCGGTGGCTGGTTAG
- a CDS encoding (deoxy)nucleoside triphosphate pyrophosphohydrolase has translation MTTVRVVVGGAVCERGRLLAARRSAPPALAGRWELPGGKVEDGETPEQALVRELHEELGVDAAPVERIPGEWVLRPGYVLQVWTARLVSGRPEPLQDHDELRWLRPGEEREVDWLDQDRPAVAEVMRRLGGRPAVGIPGARL, from the coding sequence ATGACGACGGTGCGCGTAGTGGTGGGCGGTGCGGTGTGCGAGCGGGGGCGGTTGCTGGCCGCCCGACGGAGCGCGCCGCCCGCGTTGGCCGGCCGTTGGGAACTTCCCGGCGGCAAAGTGGAGGACGGCGAGACGCCGGAGCAGGCGCTGGTGCGCGAGCTGCACGAGGAGTTGGGCGTCGACGCTGCCCCCGTGGAGCGGATCCCCGGCGAGTGGGTGCTGCGGCCCGGCTACGTGCTCCAGGTGTGGACCGCCCGGCTGGTCTCCGGCCGGCCCGAGCCGCTCCAGGACCATGACGAACTGCGCTGGTTGCGGCCCGGCGAGGAGCGCGAGGTCGACTGGCTCGACCAGGACCGCCCGGCGGTCGCCGAGGTGATGCGTCGGCTCGGCGGGCGGCCCGCGGTGGGCATCCCGGGCGCGCGGTTGTAG
- a CDS encoding fumarate reductase/succinate dehydrogenase flavoprotein subunit yields MAHVDRQTWDVVVVGAGGAGLRAAIEAREAGMRTAVICKSLFGKAHTVMAEGGIAASMGNANEHDTWQVHFRDTMRGGKFLNHWRMAELHAREAPDRVWELETWGALFDRTADGRISQRNFGGHEYPRLAHVGDRTGLELIRTLQQKIVSLQQEDQRVSGSYEEGLKVFQECTVTRVLKADGAVCGVFCYDRESGRFFVLEAPAVVLATGGIGKSFKVTSNSWEYTGDGHALALLAGAPLINMEFVQFHPTGMVWPPSVKGILVTESVRGDGGVLRNSDGKRFMFDYVPDVFKEKYAETEAEGDRWYDDPDRNRRPPELLPRDEVARAINAEVKAGRGSPHGGVFLDVSTRMPAEVIKRRLPSMHHQFKELADVDITAEPMEVGPTCHYVMGGVEVDPDSAAATGVPGLFAAGEVAGGMHGSNRLGGNSLSDLLVFGRRAGLYAAEYVSALHRRPPAEERGIDAAEAEALRPFSAEDGGDRPENPYALHQELQQSMNDLVGIIRREGEMAEALERLAKLRARARRAGVEGHRQYNPGWHLSLDLRNMLLVSECVARAALERTESRGGHTRDDHPEMDRHWRNVNLVCELADARPESEGPDPALGQIRLSRRETPPIRRDLLELFDKDELVKYLTDEELSR; encoded by the coding sequence ATGGCGCATGTGGACCGGCAGACCTGGGACGTGGTCGTGGTGGGCGCGGGCGGCGCAGGGCTGCGCGCCGCCATCGAGGCCCGCGAGGCCGGGATGCGGACGGCGGTGATCTGTAAGTCCCTGTTCGGCAAGGCCCATACGGTGATGGCCGAGGGCGGCATCGCGGCCAGCATGGGCAATGCCAACGAGCACGACACCTGGCAGGTGCACTTCCGGGACACCATGCGCGGGGGGAAGTTCCTCAACCACTGGCGGATGGCCGAGCTGCACGCCCGCGAAGCCCCGGACCGGGTCTGGGAGTTGGAGACCTGGGGCGCGCTCTTCGACCGCACCGCGGACGGCCGGATCTCCCAACGCAACTTCGGCGGCCACGAGTACCCGCGGCTGGCGCACGTCGGCGACCGGACCGGCCTGGAGCTGATCCGCACCCTCCAGCAGAAGATCGTCTCGCTCCAGCAGGAGGACCAGCGGGTCTCCGGCTCCTACGAGGAGGGGCTGAAGGTCTTCCAGGAGTGCACCGTGACCCGGGTGCTCAAGGCGGACGGCGCGGTCTGTGGCGTCTTCTGCTACGACCGGGAGTCCGGCCGCTTCTTCGTGCTGGAGGCGCCGGCCGTGGTACTGGCCACCGGCGGCATCGGCAAGTCGTTCAAGGTGACCTCCAACTCCTGGGAGTACACCGGGGACGGCCACGCGCTGGCGCTACTGGCCGGGGCGCCGCTGATCAACATGGAGTTCGTCCAGTTCCACCCGACGGGGATGGTCTGGCCGCCGTCGGTGAAGGGCATCCTCGTCACCGAGTCGGTGCGCGGGGACGGCGGGGTGCTGCGCAACAGCGACGGCAAGCGGTTCATGTTCGACTACGTCCCGGACGTCTTCAAGGAGAAGTACGCCGAGACCGAGGCCGAGGGCGACCGCTGGTACGACGACCCCGACCGCAACCGCCGGCCCCCCGAGCTGCTGCCCCGCGACGAGGTGGCCCGGGCCATCAACGCCGAGGTCAAGGCGGGCCGCGGCTCCCCGCACGGCGGGGTGTTCCTGGACGTGTCGACGCGGATGCCGGCCGAGGTGATCAAGCGCCGACTGCCCTCCATGCACCACCAGTTCAAGGAACTGGCGGACGTGGACATCACCGCCGAGCCGATGGAGGTCGGTCCGACCTGCCACTACGTGATGGGCGGGGTGGAGGTGGACCCGGACTCCGCGGCGGCGACCGGGGTGCCGGGGCTGTTCGCCGCCGGCGAGGTGGCCGGCGGCATGCACGGCTCCAACCGGCTGGGCGGCAACTCCCTCTCCGACCTGCTGGTCTTCGGCCGCCGCGCCGGGCTGTACGCGGCCGAGTACGTCTCGGCGCTGCACCGCCGACCGCCCGCCGAGGAGCGCGGGATCGACGCGGCCGAGGCGGAGGCGCTGCGCCCGTTCAGCGCCGAGGACGGCGGCGACCGGCCGGAGAACCCCTACGCACTGCACCAGGAGCTCCAGCAGTCGATGAACGACCTGGTGGGCATCATCCGCCGGGAGGGCGAGATGGCCGAGGCGCTGGAGCGGCTGGCGAAGCTGCGGGCGCGGGCGCGACGGGCCGGGGTGGAGGGCCACCGGCAGTACAACCCGGGCTGGCACCTCTCGTTGGACCTGCGGAACATGCTGCTGGTCAGCGAGTGCGTGGCACGGGCCGCCCTGGAGCGCACGGAGAGCCGCGGCGGCCACACCCGCGACGACCACCCGGAGATGGACCGGCACTGGCGCAACGTCAACCTGGTCTGCGAACTCGCCGACGCGCGGCCCGAGTCGGAGGGCCCGGACCCGGCGCTGGGACAGATCCGGCTCTCCCGCCGGGAGACCCCGCCGATCCGGCGCGACCTCCTGGAACTCTTCGACAAGGACGAGCTGGTGAAGTACCTGACGGACGAGGAGCTGAGCCGGTGA
- a CDS encoding SpoIIE family protein phosphatase yields MSSGGVVPARSEGLGGAYGPRDPERRHHAREPQGPPVWQSSRPGSIYDYIKVASFSLGPDGRIDQWSERAEQMLGIPARYALGKDPVEAFVPSEFRETGRRKVSEILDGREWTGLVPYRREAEGAPEGLAEIYVMPAENEDGARGAVCLVVDVRALRGIETDLAAAQAVFGQSPMGFTLFGTDLRLLRVNQRFASVFGGPASKYRGGTPHDFLPRPEADRMTVALRRVLETGEPVSEMQLVGVVPGEEDRRRWSVSLYRLHGASGRPIGVAALASDVTGRRRAEREAANARRNLALLNEAGARIGNSLDLETTARTLLDVAVPQFCDLASVDLYQGLLSGDEAPPGMSDGSAELRRVAFASAVSDAPLPGGVPDEAAVAVGAMHRYPFNSPCAAALRTAQAQVIPGREGDGGPELGAVVHSTLAVPMVARDTVVGLVRFSRTKGSEPFGERDTALAVELAARAAVCIDNARLYRREHERALILQRSLLPPGDPEAAGLDIACRYLPGTTATEVGGDWFDVIELPGHRTALVVGDVMGRGLRAAVAMGELRTAVRTLALLDLEPAEVLGALDEIAQGLGGSGNRGAGARSGRGRPGAAPRQDRPARDADLSEVYLATCVYAVYDPITRRCTFANAGHLPPVLVEEGEEAMLLDVPPGMPLGVGGEPFEEIEVEVPDGALLALYTDGLVESRHHPLDEGLQAFRRALSDADRPLEDVCDHVLGALDTSHGEDDIALLMARVHGLPKDAVGDWSLAPEPRSVARARELARDQLTDWGLSALVDTTELLVSELVTNALRHGHGEIRLRLLLDRTLVCEVWDADLAQPRRRRARDTDEGGRGLQLVGLLSERWGSRRTPRGKTVWFELALPDGDTTPVDPTEALLSLF; encoded by the coding sequence ATGTCATCTGGTGGGGTGGTGCCCGCGCGCAGCGAGGGCCTGGGCGGCGCGTACGGTCCGAGGGACCCCGAACGCCGTCACCATGCCCGCGAGCCGCAAGGCCCGCCCGTGTGGCAGAGCAGCCGACCCGGCTCCATCTACGACTACATCAAGGTCGCCTCGTTCTCGCTGGGCCCCGACGGGCGCATCGATCAGTGGAGCGAGCGTGCCGAGCAGATGCTGGGCATCCCGGCCCGCTACGCCCTCGGCAAGGACCCCGTCGAGGCGTTCGTCCCCAGCGAGTTCCGGGAGACCGGGCGCCGCAAGGTGTCCGAGATCCTCGACGGCCGGGAGTGGACCGGGCTGGTGCCCTACCGCCGGGAGGCCGAGGGCGCGCCGGAGGGGCTCGCCGAGATCTATGTGATGCCCGCCGAGAACGAGGACGGCGCACGCGGCGCGGTCTGCCTGGTCGTCGATGTCCGGGCGCTGCGCGGCATCGAGACCGACCTCGCCGCCGCGCAGGCCGTTTTCGGTCAATCCCCCATGGGCTTCACCCTGTTCGGCACCGATCTGCGGCTGCTGCGGGTCAACCAGCGCTTCGCCAGCGTCTTCGGCGGACCGGCCAGCAAGTACCGCGGCGGCACCCCGCACGACTTCCTGCCCCGCCCCGAGGCCGACCGGATGACCGTCGCGCTGCGCCGCGTCCTGGAGACCGGCGAACCGGTCAGCGAGATGCAGCTGGTCGGCGTCGTCCCCGGCGAGGAGGACCGCCGCCGCTGGTCGGTCTCGCTCTACCGGCTCCACGGCGCCAGCGGCCGCCCCATCGGCGTCGCCGCGCTCGCCTCCGACGTCACGGGCCGCCGCCGCGCCGAACGCGAGGCCGCCAACGCCCGCCGCAACCTCGCACTGCTCAACGAGGCCGGCGCCCGGATAGGCAACTCCCTCGACCTGGAGACCACCGCCCGCACCCTCCTCGACGTCGCCGTACCGCAGTTCTGCGACCTGGCGTCGGTCGACCTCTACCAAGGGCTGCTCTCCGGCGACGAGGCGCCGCCCGGGATGAGCGACGGCAGCGCGGAGCTGCGCCGGGTCGCCTTCGCCAGCGCGGTCTCCGACGCACCACTGCCCGGCGGGGTGCCCGACGAGGCGGCCGTCGCGGTCGGCGCCATGCACCGCTACCCCTTCAACTCCCCGTGCGCGGCCGCCCTGCGCACCGCCCAGGCGCAGGTCATCCCCGGCCGGGAGGGCGACGGCGGGCCGGAGCTGGGCGCGGTGGTGCACTCCACCCTCGCGGTGCCGATGGTCGCCCGGGACACCGTCGTCGGCCTGGTGCGCTTCTCCCGCACCAAGGGCAGCGAGCCGTTCGGCGAGCGGGACACCGCGCTGGCGGTCGAACTGGCCGCGCGCGCCGCGGTCTGCATCGACAACGCCCGGCTCTACCGCCGGGAGCACGAGCGCGCCCTGATACTGCAGCGCAGCCTGCTGCCGCCCGGGGACCCGGAGGCCGCCGGACTCGACATCGCCTGCCGCTACCTGCCCGGCACCACCGCCACCGAGGTCGGCGGCGACTGGTTCGACGTCATCGAACTCCCCGGCCACCGCACCGCGTTGGTGGTCGGCGACGTGATGGGCCGGGGCCTGCGGGCCGCGGTCGCGATGGGCGAACTGCGCACCGCGGTACGGACGTTGGCGCTGCTCGACCTGGAACCGGCCGAGGTGCTGGGCGCGTTGGACGAGATCGCGCAGGGGCTGGGCGGCAGCGGGAACCGGGGCGCGGGCGCGCGGTCCGGGCGCGGCCGCCCGGGGGCCGCGCCCCGCCAGGACCGCCCGGCCCGGGACGCCGACCTCTCCGAGGTCTACCTCGCCACCTGCGTCTACGCCGTCTATGACCCGATCACCCGCAGGTGCACCTTCGCCAACGCCGGCCATCTGCCGCCGGTGTTGGTCGAGGAGGGCGAGGAGGCGATGCTGCTCGACGTCCCGCCGGGGATGCCGCTGGGCGTCGGCGGGGAACCGTTCGAGGAGATCGAGGTCGAGGTGCCGGACGGCGCGCTGCTCGCGCTCTACACCGACGGCCTGGTGGAGTCCCGACACCACCCGCTGGACGAGGGGCTCCAGGCGTTCCGGCGCGCCCTCTCGGACGCCGACCGGCCGCTGGAGGACGTCTGCGACCACGTCCTGGGCGCCCTGGACACCTCGCATGGCGAGGACGACATCGCGCTGTTGATGGCCCGGGTGCACGGGCTGCCCAAGGACGCGGTGGGCGACTGGAGCCTGGCGCCGGAGCCGCGTTCGGTGGCCCGGGCCCGGGAGTTGGCCCGCGACCAGCTCACCGACTGGGGGCTGTCGGCCCTGGTGGACACCACCGAGCTGCTGGTGAGCGAACTGGTGACGAACGCCCTGCGGCACGGCCACGGCGAGATCCGGCTGCGGCTGCTGCTGGACCGGACCCTGGTCTGCGAGGTCTGGGACGCCGACCTCGCCCAGCCGCGGCGCCGGCGGGCCCGGGACACCGACGAGGGCGGCCGCGGCCTCCAACTCGTCGGCCTGCTGAGCGAGCGCTGGGGCAGCCGCCGCACCCCGCGCGGCAAGACCGTCTGGTTCGAACTCGCCCTCCCGGACGGTGACACCACACCGGTGGATCCGACGGAGGCCCTGCTCAGCCTCTTCTGA
- a CDS encoding succinate dehydrogenase/fumarate reductase iron-sulfur subunit, with the protein MSEQQTQARTGAYQAHFRVWRGDADGGELRDFTVEVNEGEVVLDIVHRLQATQAPDLAVRWNCKAGKCGSCSAEINGRPRLMCMTRMSVFERTETLTITPMRTFPVLRDLVTDVSFNYTKAREIPSFVPPTDLGPGEYRMRQEDVNRSQEFRKCIECFLCQNTCHVVRDHEENKPAFAGPRFLMRVAELDMHPLDAAPALGVDRKRTAQDEHGLGYCNITKCCTEVCPEHIKITDNALIPLKERAADRKYDPLVWLGNKIRRRTE; encoded by the coding sequence GTGAGCGAGCAGCAGACACAGGCGCGGACCGGCGCCTACCAGGCGCACTTCCGGGTGTGGCGGGGCGACGCGGACGGCGGCGAACTCCGCGATTTCACGGTGGAGGTGAACGAGGGCGAGGTGGTGCTGGACATCGTCCACCGCCTCCAGGCGACCCAGGCCCCCGACCTCGCGGTCCGCTGGAACTGCAAGGCGGGCAAGTGCGGTTCGTGCAGCGCGGAGATCAACGGCCGGCCGCGGCTGATGTGCATGACCCGGATGTCGGTCTTCGAGCGCACCGAGACCCTGACCATCACGCCGATGCGGACCTTCCCGGTCCTGCGCGACCTGGTCACCGACGTCTCCTTCAACTACACCAAGGCGCGCGAGATTCCCTCGTTCGTGCCGCCGACGGACCTCGGTCCCGGCGAGTACCGGATGCGGCAGGAGGACGTGAACCGGTCGCAGGAGTTCCGCAAGTGCATCGAGTGCTTCCTGTGTCAGAACACCTGCCATGTCGTCCGGGACCACGAGGAGAACAAGCCGGCGTTCGCCGGTCCGCGGTTCCTGATGCGGGTCGCGGAGCTGGACATGCACCCGTTGGACGCCGCACCGGCCCTCGGGGTGGACCGCAAGCGCACCGCGCAGGACGAGCACGGGCTGGGCTACTGCAACATCACCAAGTGCTGCACGGAGGTCTGCCCCGAGCACATCAAGATCACTGACAATGCGCTGATCCCGCTGAAGGAGCGCGCCGCGGACCGCAAGTACGACCCCCTGGTATGGCTCGGGAACAAGATCCGGCGCCGGACGGAATGA
- a CDS encoding ABC transporter substrate-binding protein, translating to MTDHVSPGGAVCRRRRCAALVAVGALLPLPVLAGCSQGDTAPSVAQSQDIAPAPRGMVKDGGTVRWAIDALPSTFNAFQSDADAATTRVAGAVLPSLFTLDGSGRPQRNADYLTAADISAREPRQVVTYQLNPKARWSDGRPLTAADFLAQWNALRGKDNAYWTARNAGYDRIAKVEAGAKPHQVKVTFARPYADWQALFTPLYPKSVMGEANAFNDGAREKLPVSAGPFLVRKRDADRGTVTLVRNPKWWGDRAKLDRLVLAALPRDKRARALAAGSVDVAAVDQGAAKRVAQAAAPATLKVADGKAADRAGAARQSALRGYTIRKALEPAYTQLALNGSAGPLADDRVRRAVARAIDRQALADTVLKPLDLPAKPLGNHLLLAGQHGYEDHSDAIGEADSDAAKKLLAEAGWKPSTGGGAQPAGEEQAGVGRAVTPDRRDDGDGAGEDPDADRPGDGTSVDQSDDAGTDDRNPQRPLAGEAAARADRDGARPAAAEAPLSSAGAVGSEVQQAALLRQSAAFYKVGATEERVAARGDTRSAAYGKYRQYKQRAAQALGAAELIETGQAPHLPGAAAGHAAVRRVGNGLRAAQQAETGRSPEAAPGRAPGRAPVMRKDGRPLALRFVLPDGPGSEQLRTVGRRIAGMLNRIGVQTAVQRVPDASYFKDHIASGDYDLALYSWPGTAYPATDGRPIFAKPEPAPDGSLTVEQNYTRVGTDRIDQLFDQAASELDPDAAHTLVEQADARIWAAAGSIPLYQRPELVATKKSLANIGAFGFATPRFQDIGYTK from the coding sequence ATGACCGACCACGTCAGCCCAGGCGGCGCGGTGTGCCGGAGGCGCCGCTGTGCCGCGCTCGTCGCGGTGGGCGCGCTGCTCCCGCTGCCGGTACTGGCCGGATGCAGCCAGGGCGACACCGCGCCCTCCGTCGCCCAGTCCCAGGACATCGCGCCGGCCCCGCGGGGGATGGTCAAGGACGGCGGTACGGTCCGCTGGGCGATCGACGCGCTGCCCAGCACCTTCAACGCCTTCCAGAGCGACGCCGACGCGGCCACCACCCGGGTCGCCGGCGCCGTGCTGCCCAGCCTGTTCACCCTCGACGGCAGCGGCCGGCCGCAGCGCAACGCCGACTACCTCACCGCCGCGGACATCAGCGCCCGCGAGCCCCGACAGGTCGTCACCTACCAGCTCAACCCCAAGGCGCGGTGGAGCGACGGACGGCCGCTCACCGCCGCGGACTTCCTCGCCCAGTGGAACGCGCTGCGCGGCAAGGACAACGCCTACTGGACGGCCCGCAACGCCGGTTACGACCGGATCGCCAAGGTCGAGGCCGGCGCCAAGCCGCACCAGGTCAAGGTCACCTTCGCCCGCCCCTACGCCGACTGGCAGGCGCTGTTCACCCCGCTCTATCCCAAGAGCGTGATGGGCGAGGCGAACGCCTTCAACGACGGGGCGCGGGAGAAGCTCCCGGTCAGCGCGGGGCCGTTCCTGGTGCGCAAGCGGGACGCCGACCGCGGCACCGTCACCCTCGTCCGCAACCCCAAGTGGTGGGGCGACCGGGCCAAGTTGGACCGCCTGGTGCTGGCGGCGCTGCCCCGGGACAAGCGGGCCAGGGCGCTGGCCGCCGGGTCCGTCGACGTCGCCGCGGTCGACCAGGGCGCCGCCAAGCGGGTCGCCCAGGCCGCTGCGCCGGCCACCCTCAAGGTCGCGGACGGCAAGGCCGCCGACCGCGCCGGCGCCGCCCGGCAGAGCGCGCTGCGCGGCTACACCATCCGCAAGGCCCTGGAGCCCGCCTACACCCAGCTCGCCCTCAACGGCAGCGCCGGGCCGCTCGCCGACGACCGGGTGCGCCGCGCGGTGGCCCGCGCCATCGACCGGCAGGCGCTCGCCGACACCGTCCTCAAGCCGCTGGACCTGCCCGCCAAGCCGCTCGGCAACCACCTGCTGCTGGCCGGCCAGCACGGCTACGAGGACCACAGCGACGCGATCGGCGAGGCCGACTCCGACGCGGCCAAGAAGCTGCTCGCGGAGGCCGGTTGGAAGCCGTCCACGGGGGGCGGGGCGCAGCCGGCGGGCGAGGAGCAGGCCGGCGTCGGGCGCGCGGTGACGCCGGACCGGCGGGACGACGGGGACGGGGCCGGCGAGGACCCCGACGCGGACCGGCCCGGCGACGGCACCTCCGTCGACCAGTCCGACGACGCCGGGACCGACGACCGCAACCCGCAGCGGCCCCTCGCGGGCGAGGCCGCGGCCCGGGCGGACCGGGACGGCGCCCGCCCGGCCGCCGCCGAGGCGCCGCTGTCCTCCGCCGGGGCGGTCGGCTCCGAGGTCCAGCAGGCCGCCCTGCTGCGGCAGAGCGCGGCGTTCTACAAGGTCGGCGCCACCGAGGAGAGGGTGGCGGCCCGCGGGGACACCCGGTCCGCGGCGTACGGGAAGTACCGGCAGTACAAGCAGCGGGCCGCGCAGGCGCTGGGCGCCGCCGAGCTGATCGAGACCGGCCAGGCCCCGCACCTGCCCGGCGCCGCCGCCGGCCACGCGGCGGTGCGGCGGGTGGGCAACGGCCTCCGCGCCGCCCAACAGGCCGAGACCGGGCGCTCCCCGGAGGCGGCGCCCGGCCGGGCCCCCGGTCGGGCGCCGGTGATGAGGAAGGACGGCCGGCCCCTGGCGCTGCGCTTCGTCCTGCCCGACGGCCCCGGCTCCGAGCAACTGCGCACCGTCGGCCGGCGGATCGCCGGGATGCTGAACCGGATCGGGGTACAGACCGCGGTCCAGCGGGTCCCGGACGCCAGCTACTTCAAGGACCACATCGCCTCCGGCGACTATGACCTGGCCCTGTACTCCTGGCCGGGCACCGCCTACCCGGCCACCGACGGCCGGCCGATCTTCGCCAAGCCGGAGCCGGCCCCGGACGGTTCGCTGACCGTCGAGCAGAACTACACCCGGGTCGGCACCGACCGCATCGACCAACTCTTCGACCAGGCCGCCTCCGAACTCGACCCGGACGCCGCGCACACCCTGGTCGAGCAGGCCGACGCCCGGATCTGGGCCGCCGCCGGATCGATCCCGCTCTACCAGCGGCCGGAACTGGTGGCCACCAAGAAGTCGCTCGCCAACATCGGCGCGTTCGGTTTCGCCACCCCCCGCTTTCAGGACATCGGTTACACGAAGTAG
- a CDS encoding amidohydrolase family protein: MSRRRALAGLSTVPLAAAAGFPEWDRPADPTDAPGDRRTTLLRGADLVLTMDPRVGDGPLGQLENGVDVLLRDGTVAAVGHRLTAPAGARVLDARGRIVLPGFVDVHNHLWQSSIRGGCASEGVTGWLRDCERTALPRIDPRDMYRFVHLAALDVLRTGVTTVVDWVHPLPYDTSAEYVRALDDSGLRFVYAATQSAADAPLIPRVKRDFLDPLPLASVQVAAHAGMPWLKELRTLHELARDLGVMFNSHVLESRHDRKDDPIRSLREIGAFGPDLLMNHAIHLTDAEIALTGEHDVRIAHCPLSNMRLASGICPLPAFHRHAVKAGLGHDGGTNDTSDMFNLMKAAVGVQRARHEDAGIHPTIPAVLRMATLGGAEAIGMADRVGSLTPGKRADVVVLDPGTLNFAPRTDWTSQIVLNGQPPNVSEVFVDGHLRKSRGELPHVDVERVVHEAELAARHVREA; encoded by the coding sequence ATGAGCCGACGGCGCGCGCTGGCCGGGCTGAGCACGGTCCCGCTGGCCGCGGCCGCCGGCTTCCCCGAGTGGGACCGCCCCGCGGACCCGACGGACGCCCCCGGCGACCGCCGCACCACACTGCTGCGCGGCGCGGACCTCGTCCTCACCATGGATCCCCGGGTGGGCGACGGCCCGCTCGGCCAGTTGGAGAACGGCGTCGACGTGCTCCTGCGGGACGGCACCGTCGCCGCCGTCGGGCACCGCCTGACCGCGCCGGCCGGCGCCCGCGTCCTGGACGCCCGCGGCCGGATCGTGCTGCCGGGCTTCGTCGACGTCCACAACCACCTGTGGCAGTCCAGCATCCGCGGCGGCTGCGCGAGCGAGGGCGTCACCGGCTGGCTGCGCGACTGCGAGCGCACCGCGCTGCCCCGGATCGACCCGCGCGACATGTACCGCTTCGTCCACCTGGCCGCGCTCGACGTCCTCCGGACCGGCGTCACCACGGTCGTTGACTGGGTGCACCCCCTCCCCTACGACACCAGCGCGGAGTACGTCCGGGCGCTGGACGACTCCGGGCTGCGCTTCGTCTACGCCGCGACCCAGAGCGCCGCCGACGCCCCCCTCATCCCCCGGGTGAAGAGGGACTTCCTGGACCCGCTGCCGCTGGCCTCCGTCCAGGTGGCCGCGCACGCGGGAATGCCGTGGCTGAAGGAGCTGCGGACGCTCCACGAACTCGCCCGGGACCTGGGCGTGATGTTCAACTCGCACGTCCTGGAGAGCCGCCACGACCGCAAGGACGACCCGATCCGCTCGCTGCGCGAGATCGGCGCCTTCGGGCCGGACCTGCTGATGAACCACGCGATCCACCTCACCGACGCGGAGATCGCGCTGACCGGCGAGCACGACGTGCGGATCGCGCACTGCCCGCTGAGCAACATGCGGCTGGCGTCCGGTATCTGCCCGCTGCCGGCGTTCCACCGGCACGCGGTGAAGGCCGGGCTCGGCCACGACGGCGGGACCAACGACACCTCGGACATGTTCAACCTGATGAAGGCGGCCGTCGGCGTCCAGCGGGCCCGGCACGAGGACGCCGGGATCCACCCGACCATCCCGGCGGTGCTGCGGATGGCGACGCTGGGCGGCGCGGAGGCCATCGGGATGGCGGACCGGGTCGGCTCGCTGACGCCGGGCAAGCGCGCCGACGTCGTCGTCCTGGACCCCGGCACCCTCAACTTCGCCCCGCGCACCGACTGGACCAGCCAGATCGTCCTCAACGGCCAGCCGCCGAACGTCAGCGAGGTCTTCGTCGACGGCCACCTGCGCAAGTCGCGGGGCGAGTTGCCCCACGTGGACGTCGAACGCGTGGTCCACGAGGCGGAGTTGGCCGCCCGGCACGTCCGGGAGGCGTGA